One window of Oscillibacter hominis genomic DNA carries:
- a CDS encoding toxic anion resistance protein: MDESNKIPELTLEPQAAAAAAMPELTLDGAAPQAAAPEEPKKEAPPVEMDERLLSEEEKKAVEEFSKKIDITDSNLILQYGAAAQKNVAGFSENALSSVRNKDLGEVGEALSELVVELKQFGAGEEEKKGLFGMFKKSRDRLEVMKAQYSKVETNVDKIARELEQHQVTLMKDVAMFDQMYELNLKYYKELTMYILAGKRKLKGVRENELPALRKQAETSGAQEDAQKYNDMVQMCERFEKKLHDLELTRMISVQMGPQTRLLQNNDTLMVEKIQSSLVNTIPLWKSQMVLALGMEHARQATAAQSAVTNMTNELLKKNADLLKTGTVAAAREAERSIVDIETLQHTNEQLISTLDEVLNIQRDGAAKRQAAEVELSKIEGELKQKLMELRN; this comes from the coding sequence ATGGATGAGAGCAACAAAATCCCTGAGCTGACGCTGGAGCCCCAGGCGGCCGCGGCTGCCGCCATGCCGGAGCTGACGCTGGACGGGGCCGCGCCCCAGGCCGCCGCCCCGGAGGAACCCAAGAAAGAGGCGCCCCCCGTGGAGATGGACGAACGGCTACTCAGCGAGGAGGAGAAGAAGGCGGTGGAGGAGTTCTCCAAAAAGATCGACATCACCGACTCCAACCTGATCTTACAGTATGGCGCCGCGGCCCAGAAGAATGTGGCCGGCTTTTCGGAAAACGCCCTCAGCTCCGTCCGCAACAAGGACCTGGGCGAGGTGGGCGAGGCCCTCAGCGAGCTGGTGGTGGAGCTGAAGCAGTTCGGCGCCGGCGAGGAGGAGAAAAAGGGCCTTTTCGGCATGTTCAAAAAGAGCAGGGACCGTCTGGAGGTCATGAAAGCCCAGTACTCCAAGGTAGAGACCAACGTGGACAAGATTGCCCGGGAGCTGGAGCAGCATCAGGTGACGCTGATGAAGGACGTGGCCATGTTTGACCAGATGTACGAGCTGAACCTGAAATACTATAAAGAGCTGACCATGTATATCCTGGCCGGCAAGAGGAAGCTGAAGGGCGTACGGGAAAATGAACTGCCCGCGCTGCGTAAGCAGGCGGAGACTTCAGGCGCCCAGGAGGACGCCCAGAAGTACAACGACATGGTCCAGATGTGCGAGCGGTTTGAAAAGAAGCTCCACGACCTGGAGCTGACCCGGATGATCTCCGTCCAGATGGGGCCGCAGACCCGGCTGCTGCAAAATAACGACACGCTGATGGTGGAGAAAATCCAGTCCTCGCTGGTCAATACCATCCCCCTGTGGAAGAGCCAGATGGTGCTGGCCCTGGGCATGGAGCATGCCCGTCAGGCCACCGCCGCCCAGAGCGCTGTCACCAATATGACCAACGAGCTGCTGAAAAAGAACGCGGACCTGCTCAAGACCGGCACCGTGGCGGCCGCCAGGGAGGCGGAGCGCAGCATCGTGGACATCGAGACGCTCCAGCACACCAACGAGCAGCTGATCTCCACGCTGGACGAGGTGCTGAACATCCAGCGCGACGGCGCCGCCAAGCGCCAGGCCGCGGAGGTGGAGCTGAGCAAGATCGAGGGCGAGCTCAAGCAAAAGCTGATGGAGCTGCGGAATTAG
- a CDS encoding DUF6809 family protein, translated as MTDPLQLLYDEALATGICPYLSAGSYRRAADDAEEALDALEAMLDPQALNLLEQYREARFQTQGMELEAMFRSAFRMARELFTQV; from the coding sequence ATGACCGATCCCCTCCAGCTCCTCTATGACGAGGCCCTTGCCACCGGCATCTGCCCCTATCTGAGCGCGGGTAGCTACCGGCGGGCGGCAGACGATGCGGAAGAAGCCCTTGACGCGCTGGAGGCTATGCTGGACCCCCAGGCCCTTAACCTGCTGGAGCAGTACCGGGAGGCCCGCTTCCAGACCCAGGGCATGGAGCTGGAGGCCATGTTCCGCTCCGCCTTCCGCATGGCCCGGGAGCTTTTCACGCAGGTCTAA
- a CDS encoding helix-turn-helix domain-containing protein — protein sequence MQILAQRLKELREGRRLYQKEMAELLGLSLRGYQSYETDQSEPKLKTLIALADYFDVSIDYLVGRTDGKCTGKSKKESNL from the coding sequence ATGCAGATACTGGCACAGCGGCTGAAGGAACTGCGGGAGGGCCGCAGGCTCTATCAAAAAGAGATGGCGGAGTTGCTGGGGCTTTCCCTGCGGGGGTATCAAAGCTATGAGACAGATCAGAGCGAGCCAAAGCTGAAGACCCTGATCGCCCTTGCAGATTATTTTGACGTATCCATCGACTACCTGGTGGGCCGTACGGACGGCAAATGCACCGGGAAGAGCAAGAAGGAATCGAATCTATGA
- a CDS encoding TPM domain-containing protein, with translation MKFFQKRSVAALVLVLAVGLGLFIGQAKKPDTTQEASTKIVGTYTYAYDYAGVLSDDTMEHIDAMNASLFAQTGAQIMVVTVDDTGGEDIIAYGERMGNQYGIGDKERNNGIVLVLALNNISQGGLVGDYAEVPGLGLHSYEDSLNSILYAYMEDSFAAGNYDKGVRETVDAFMAWFADFYDVTVRENYIPAVPQTFETGSGYYTQSTGYFAPTAGQLIGNAVALIVMLFVVWMILDAFRWRRYRRRYMRPGMGIPTVLYYPVFWGRPRRPRPPRPPRPPRGPGPRPPSGGGFGGGSFNGGHGGARPGGSRGGSFGGSFGGSFGGSRGGFGGGGSFGGGFGGSRGGGFGGSRGGGFGGGGSFGGGRGGRR, from the coding sequence ATGAAATTTTTCCAGAAAAGAAGCGTTGCCGCCCTGGTTCTGGTATTGGCGGTGGGACTGGGCTTATTCATCGGTCAGGCAAAAAAGCCGGACACCACCCAGGAGGCCAGCACAAAGATCGTGGGTACCTATACCTACGCCTACGATTACGCCGGCGTGCTCTCCGATGACACTATGGAGCATATCGACGCCATGAACGCCTCCCTCTTTGCCCAGACCGGCGCTCAGATCATGGTGGTCACAGTGGACGATACCGGCGGAGAGGACATCATCGCCTACGGCGAGCGCATGGGCAACCAGTACGGCATCGGCGACAAGGAGCGCAACAACGGCATTGTGCTGGTGCTGGCGCTGAACAACATCTCCCAGGGCGGCCTGGTGGGCGACTATGCCGAGGTGCCGGGGCTGGGGCTCCACAGCTATGAGGACTCCTTAAACAGCATCCTCTATGCCTACATGGAAGACAGCTTTGCCGCCGGAAACTACGACAAGGGCGTTCGGGAGACGGTGGATGCCTTCATGGCGTGGTTTGCCGATTTTTACGATGTGACCGTCAGGGAGAACTATATCCCCGCCGTGCCCCAGACCTTTGAGACGGGCAGCGGGTACTACACCCAGTCCACCGGCTACTTTGCGCCCACGGCTGGACAGCTGATCGGAAATGCGGTGGCTTTGATTGTCATGCTGTTTGTGGTGTGGATGATCCTGGACGCCTTTCGCTGGAGGCGCTATCGCCGGCGGTATATGCGGCCCGGCATGGGGATTCCCACCGTGCTCTATTACCCGGTTTTTTGGGGCCGGCCCAGGCGGCCCCGCCCGCCCCGGCCTCCCCGTCCGCCCCGGGGCCCCGGACCGCGTCCGCCCTCCGGCGGCGGGTTTGGCGGCGGCTCCTTCAACGGCGGACACGGCGGCGCACGGCCCGGCGGTTCCCGCGGCGGCTCCTTTGGCGGAAGCTTCGGCGGCTCCTTTGGCGGAAGCCGTGGCGGGTTCGGCGGTGGCGGGTCCTTTGGCGGTGGCTTCGGTGGTTCCCGCGGCGGCGGGTTTGGCGGAAGCCGCGGCGGTGGCTTTGGCGGCGGAGGCTCCTTTGGAGGCGGACGCGGCGGCCGCCGGTAA
- a CDS encoding stage V sporulation T C-terminal domain-containing protein, translating into MKATGIVRRIDDLGRVVIPKEIRRTMRIREGDPLEIYTSRDGEVIFKKYSLMGGLEEFASQFCDTLSKSTGHICAVSDRDTVIAVAGGGKRELMGKSVSADLEQIMEERKIWQHAEGQRGIPVSDSSDKLCATVAAPILSEGDVLGLVLFIGEPGEVAGETEFKLAQTIAAFLGRHMES; encoded by the coding sequence ATGAAAGCCACAGGAATTGTCCGGCGCATTGACGACCTTGGACGAGTCGTCATCCCCAAGGAAATCCGCCGCACAATGCGTATCAGAGAGGGCGACCCTCTGGAAATCTACACCAGCCGCGACGGGGAGGTCATCTTCAAGAAGTATTCCCTGATGGGCGGCCTGGAGGAATTTGCATCCCAATTCTGCGACACCCTCAGCAAGAGCACCGGCCACATCTGCGCCGTCAGTGACCGGGACACAGTGATCGCTGTGGCTGGCGGCGGCAAGCGGGAGCTGATGGGAAAGTCTGTCAGCGCCGATCTGGAGCAGATCATGGAGGAGCGCAAAATCTGGCAGCACGCGGAGGGGCAGCGGGGAATCCCCGTCTCCGACAGCAGTGACAAGCTCTGTGCCACCGTGGCAGCCCCCATTTTGTCGGAGGGCGACGTGCTGGGCCTGGTTCTGTTCATCGGCGAGCCGGGCGAGGTGGCCGGCGAAACAGAATTCAAGCTGGCCCAGACCATCGCGGCCTTCCTGGGCCGCCATATGGAGAGTTGA
- a CDS encoding LysR family transcriptional regulator produces MNIQAIEAFLAVIRTGSLTEAARQLHLTQPTLSHRLQTLEAELGATLLIRGKGQRRIELTDAGRDFVPLAESWRRLWSESLRITSRPVFRVAATQTLSSSIMPEVYAGFARRGLPTALDVKTLHSQEAYGAVEQGELDAAFIANTMFSKRVSAIPVLEERMVLLCGGKSTLDGPVRPADLPAEKGVFLSWTHEFTHWYEYWFGLNRHVLEADNMSLVEPILASSDLWAIVPASAAVWASREGRLRCLELVQPPPDRVVYLLTLEPPSPYTSYLLEEFRAAAGRIPAPAFD; encoded by the coding sequence ATGAATATCCAGGCCATTGAGGCGTTTTTGGCCGTGATCCGCACCGGGTCCCTCACGGAGGCCGCACGGCAGCTCCATCTCACCCAGCCCACCTTGTCCCACAGGCTTCAAACCCTGGAGGCGGAGTTGGGGGCGACCCTTCTGATCCGGGGAAAGGGCCAGCGCCGCATTGAACTCACGGACGCGGGGCGGGACTTCGTGCCCCTGGCTGAGAGCTGGCGGCGGCTTTGGAGCGAGTCGCTGCGGATCACCTCCCGCCCCGTTTTCCGGGTGGCCGCCACCCAGACGCTGAGCAGCTCCATCATGCCGGAGGTCTATGCAGGCTTTGCCCGGCGGGGCCTTCCCACCGCACTGGACGTCAAGACGCTGCACTCCCAGGAGGCGTACGGCGCCGTGGAGCAGGGCGAGCTGGACGCGGCCTTCATCGCCAACACCATGTTCTCCAAGCGGGTCTCCGCCATCCCCGTCCTGGAGGAGCGCATGGTGCTGCTGTGCGGAGGGAAAAGTACTCTGGACGGCCCAGTCCGCCCCGCGGACCTTCCCGCAGAAAAAGGCGTTTTTTTGAGCTGGACCCACGAATTCACCCACTGGTATGAGTACTGGTTCGGCCTGAACCGCCATGTGCTGGAAGCGGACAACATGAGCCTGGTGGAGCCCATCCTGGCTTCCTCCGACCTCTGGGCCATCGTCCCTGCCTCCGCCGCGGTGTGGGCGTCGCGGGAGGGGCGTCTGCGCTGTCTCGAATTGGTGCAGCCCCCGCCCGACCGGGTGGTGTACCTGCTGACGCTGGAGCCGCCCAGCCCCTACACCTCGTACCTGCTGGAGGAGTTCCGCGCCGCAGCCGGCCGGATTCCCGCCCCGGCCTTTGATTGA
- a CDS encoding MFS transporter, with protein sequence MAGLLLMLCNGLITSGFSVYLPYLREGYGSSNTQISLLLTVRCVASTVSMLAVERYYQRVSLRLGSTLAVLMLAAGFFSFAAVPTYWGGCVGFILLGAAYGFGTMVPVSLLIRRWFDQGQGFALGVCTTGSGVASVLVTPLLASLLERHSVYAVFFLEGIGTVGIAALIFLLVRSAPQPDGRENCQEAGEAALEEGRGEALAGPGFWWMALAVMILGSAGGNGPSYFAIRFQEKGFSPTLSAYAISTYGSLLMIGKCVYGLLTDRWGARRTNALFLVTMGAGMAVCALLPAGSTWMMFGGAALVGFGFPPATVGLTVWAMDLSSKEQQEIMMERFQTLYVVGNLFTSFLPGLLADWSGSYALTYGIYAVGALVILAIVQRQYALRGAGERTRAC encoded by the coding sequence TTGGCCGGGTTGTTGCTGATGCTCTGCAACGGGTTGATCACCAGCGGGTTTTCCGTGTACCTGCCCTACCTCCGGGAGGGATACGGCAGTTCCAACACCCAGATTTCCCTGCTGCTCACCGTCCGGTGCGTGGCCTCGACGGTCTCCATGCTGGCGGTGGAGCGGTACTATCAGAGGGTTTCTCTGCGCCTTGGTTCCACTCTGGCCGTCCTCATGCTGGCCGCCGGGTTCTTCTCCTTTGCCGCGGTCCCCACCTACTGGGGCGGCTGCGTGGGCTTCATCTTGCTGGGTGCGGCCTACGGATTCGGCACCATGGTGCCGGTGTCCCTTCTGATCCGCCGCTGGTTTGATCAGGGGCAGGGCTTTGCCCTGGGGGTCTGCACCACAGGGAGCGGAGTGGCCTCCGTGCTGGTTACTCCTCTGCTGGCCTCCCTCCTGGAGCGGCACAGCGTTTACGCCGTCTTTTTCCTGGAGGGGATCGGAACGGTGGGGATTGCGGCGCTGATCTTTCTCCTGGTGCGCAGTGCTCCCCAACCGGATGGCCGAGAGAACTGCCAGGAAGCGGGGGAGGCGGCCCTGGAAGAAGGGCGCGGGGAAGCCCTTGCCGGGCCCGGATTTTGGTGGATGGCCCTGGCTGTGATGATTTTGGGCAGCGCGGGAGGGAATGGGCCCTCCTACTTTGCCATCCGGTTTCAGGAGAAAGGGTTCAGTCCCACCCTGTCCGCCTACGCCATCTCCACCTATGGCAGCTTGCTGATGATCGGAAAATGCGTCTACGGGCTGCTGACGGACCGCTGGGGCGCCCGGCGCACCAACGCGCTGTTCCTGGTTACCATGGGGGCAGGCATGGCGGTGTGCGCCCTGCTGCCCGCGGGCAGCACATGGATGATGTTCGGCGGCGCTGCCCTGGTGGGGTTCGGCTTCCCGCCCGCCACGGTGGGATTGACGGTCTGGGCCATGGACCTCTCCTCCAAGGAGCAGCAGGAGATCATGATGGAGCGGTTTCAGACCCTGTACGTGGTGGGCAATCTGTTTACCTCCTTCCTGCCTGGGCTTCTTGCGGACTGGTCCGGGAGCTATGCCCTGACCTATGGGATTTACGCCGTGGGTGCTCTGGTGATCCTGGCCATCGTCCAGCGCCAGTACGCGCTCCGGGGAGCGGGGGAGAGAACGCGGGCCTGCTGA
- a CDS encoding GntR family transcriptional regulator: MSRKDEAYRYLRNAIVTNRYPQNAPISEMAVSEELGMSRTPITPYDVEEIYELRVLLEVWALGRSFSRITPAELDHLEEMFRQGYERSDWELLHEADRSLHGLITEKAGSKRLLEFISVLNAQIERIRSASALDKNRSSLSYEEHLEIIRCIRAGDREKSLRALRAHLRSVANSAIESAKYNEVNGKYSS, encoded by the coding sequence TTGAGCAGAAAAGATGAAGCGTACCGCTATCTGAGAAATGCCATCGTGACCAACCGCTACCCGCAAAACGCGCCGATCTCCGAAATGGCGGTCTCAGAGGAGCTGGGCATGAGCCGGACGCCCATCACCCCCTATGATGTGGAGGAGATTTACGAGTTGCGGGTGCTGTTGGAGGTCTGGGCGCTGGGCAGAAGCTTTTCCCGCATCACACCTGCGGAGCTGGACCACCTGGAGGAGATGTTCCGCCAGGGCTATGAGCGCAGCGACTGGGAACTGCTCCATGAGGCGGACCGGAGCCTGCATGGCCTGATCACGGAGAAGGCGGGGAGCAAGCGGCTGCTGGAGTTTATCAGCGTGCTCAATGCCCAGATCGAGCGGATCCGTTCCGCCAGCGCCCTGGATAAGAACCGCAGCAGCCTTTCCTATGAAGAGCACCTGGAGATCATCCGCTGCATCCGGGCGGGAGACCGGGAGAAGAGCCTGCGCGCATTGCGTGCCCATCTGCGCTCGGTGGCCAACTCCGCCATCGAATCGGCAAAGTACAACGAGGTCAACGGAAAATATTCGTCATAA